One window of Plasmodium relictum strain SGS1 genome assembly, chromosome: 14 genomic DNA carries:
- the RAB2 gene encoding ras-related protein Rab-2, putative codes for MSPYEYLFKYIIIGDTGVGKSCLLLQFTDKRFRADHDLTIGVEFGARLINLDNKQIKLQIWDTAGQESFRSITRSYYRGAAGALLVYDITRRETFNHLNRWLDEVRQNSNPHMAIILVGNKCDLERREVTTEEGAQFARQNGLIFLETSAKTAKNVEEAFVYTARKIYDNILEDVYDLSNESYGIKYGPTSQYSRVKLDLPSIPESRSSFSCC; via the exons atgtctcCTTATGAATATTTGttcaaatatataataattggTGATACTG gAGTAGGAAAAAGTTGTCTTTTATTACAATTTACAGACAAAAGATTTCGAGCTGATCATGATTTAACTATAGGTGTAGAATTTGGAGCCAGATTAATTAACTTGGAcaataaacaaataaagCTTCAAATATGGGATac TGCTGGTCAAGAATCCTTTAGATCTATAACACGGTCGTATTATCGTGGAGCAGCAGGAGCTCTGTTAGTTTATGACATTACCCG aagaGAAACATTTAACCATTTAAACAGATGGCTAGACGAAGTTCGACAAAATTCAAATCCACATATGGCCATAATTTTAGTAGGAAATAAATGCGATTTAGAAAGAAGAGAAGTTACAACTGAAGAGGGTGCACAATTCGCTAGACAAAATGGATTAATATTTTTGGAAACTTCTGCAAAAACAGCAAAAAATGTTGAAGAA GCTTTTGTATACACAGCAAGGaaaatatatgataataTCTTAGAAGATGTTTATGACTTAAGCAACGaa TCTTATGGAATTAAATATGGACCAACTAGCCAATACTCAAGAGTAAAATTGG ATTTACCTTCGATACCAGAATCAAGATCCTCATTTAGCTGttgttaa